The Brassica oleracea var. oleracea cultivar TO1000 unplaced genomic scaffold, BOL UnpScaffold01284, whole genome shotgun sequence genome window below encodes:
- the LOC106321174 gene encoding uncharacterized protein LOC106321174 produces the protein METLSKAIKEARDWSLAQLPHPKPQTGYPSIAQDPINDPSQACMYTDAAWNPLSKRAGLGWIIDDSGSTTTYSATSPFVASPLIAETLALRAAMISANTRGITALCVYSDSLTLIKLVKKKGRNLEIAGILNDIYLFFHKFIAIQFKHIPRADNNRADSIAKQALGLMYEP, from the coding sequence ATGGAAACCCTATCGAAAGCAATCAAGGAAGCACGAGATTGGTCTTTAGCTCAACTCCCTCACCCAAAACCCCAAACCGGATACCCTAGTATCGCCCAGGATCCGATCAACGACCCATCTCAAGCTTGCATGTATACAGATGCAGCTTGGAACCCTTTGTCGAAACGCGCTGGACTCGGTTGGATCATCGATGATTCTGGATCTACCACAACATATTCAGCGACCTCCCCTTTTGTGGCGTCGCCCCTTATTGCGGAAACTTTGGCTCTTCGAGCAGCCATGATCTCTGCCAACACTCGTGGAATTACCGCTCTCTGTGTCTACTCTGATTCTTTAACCCTCATCAAGTTGGtgaaaaagaaaggaagaaacCTAGAGATCGCTGGAATTCTCaatgacatttatctcttcttcCATAAATTTATTGCTATTCAGTTTAAGCATATCCCTAGAGCTGATAATAATAGAGCTGACTCTATTGCCAAACAGGCTCTAGGATTAATGTATGAACCTTAA